ATAATCTGCATGTTGGTATCTAATATCATCGTACAATGGGGTGATTAAGATAATGATCACACTTTTCACTTTCAGGTTGATCTCCTACCAAAAGGGACTGATCTAAATTGTGTTGGTGATTGGGTAGTAGAGGCCACTACAAAGAAGAAGCTTAAGTAAGTTTGGACTCTTTTTTAGaagagaaacatttttttttctctctttgcaAGCGTTTTAATTTGTAGGATACGTTGTTACATAAGTTCATAACATGAAAATAAATGTTGCTCAAGCCTCACAGTGAGTTGAGCTTGTGGTTCTTGTACAGTTTTCATGCAGTTTCCacaataggatttttttttttttttcttttcaaatgacCAAAAGCTTACCTGCAGCATGCTTAGGGTTGCACACTTATAAGTCTGTTATTTATGCAGTGTTCTGAGTGTCCATCTGACAAGTTCAAAGTCTTTGGTTGGCATAGTAGGAGTTGCATCAGaaattcaaaaggaaaaaaaggttttttccTCCTCCATGAATACCCTTCCAAAAGCTACTAATATAACTTAATGAAAGCAAGTGGTAATTGCTGGAAGTTAATGATATAGTGATTTTTTTCATAGTTTTCTATTTGAAAATGCGGTTAATATTTCAGAAAATATCTCCAAAGTTGAAATCAGTACCATGATCTCCACCCAAGCTGGGAAGCTATTTTACATGGGACTTGGGTATGAGCATCTGGAATGGATGTCTCTAGGTTTCTGGCTTATCTAGTGCTTATATGATACAAGATATTCAACCTGCGTCTTTCTGAAACAAGATGGAGAAAATCCtcaaaacaaagtaaaaaaataaaaatggatatCTTTTTTGTTGGTGAAGATCTTTTCTGTACATGGTATCAAAGTGGCAATATATAAAGTATGGAATCTCCTGAATCTCCTACCTCTTACAGTATGGAATACCATTATTAATGTACAAAAAGCTCACATCTTGTAGCAAACTACCGTTATTGTCCACACCCACTGGGGGATTAATCAGATCAAGCAAACAAGACAGCCCAGGAAAATGTCAAAAAgttctctctttttcaattgTAATAGACTTATAACAGCTAATTAGAGCTGAGTTGGAGATAGAGAATTGGACACTgtatataaaaaatagaaaacatggAATTGGAATGTCAATGTTGTACTAAATGTGGTCCTTGACTTATGGGTTTGACTTGTAGTTTCCTGGaactacttataaaaaaaattcctgataAACTGTCAATGTTATgtagttctaaaaaaaaaaaaaaactataccaTCCCATTAGTGAAATTAGCCACCAACCTAGACTTCTATTAGCTTCCTTTTGTTATTCATGTTTTGCAACCGTACATCTTTTCCTTACCAAGCTAATTCTTTCCTCATGTTATAATATGTCATATTCATCAGTaaataaactttaaattttggcTTATAATGTATGAAGcaatttttaaatatctatttattgctctttgttttttttctcaagtTCTTGAGTTGATTCTTTGATGCAGGGGCGGGATGTTTACATTCTGGTTAGTAAATTTCTGAATTGGAAGCTCCCCATTAATGCACAAAGTAGGGTCGAAATGTCAATTGTTCTTACTATATTGATATTCTTACTGAACTGTCATGGCATTAGTCCCTTTGTTGAATTCCTGCTCATAAGGCTATGTAtactttgaaaatgaaaaatatacatTCTAATTGTTATCTCTTACCAGAGTTGTTTCTGTTGATTCGGTTGTAACTCATGCTCATTAGTTCATGatgaatatatttataaatttagcCCAAAAAGAGGGGCTTGGAAGCTAGGGCCTTTGAAAAGAACAATGAAGAATCATCCTTAGGAGTAAGCAAATTTGGTAACTTTAATTTCTTAGATactaaattgtatatatattacaataatATAAATGTGCAAAAGGAGTGCAACCCTTGTACATATATTAAGAAATGAGTATAAtttctattttgtttgatttattaTGGCTGAAATGGCACCTCCTCCCCCATAAGTATGGTCTTGGGTCCAAAAGTCACTAGGTATGTAacttacaaatgaaaaaatatttgtgcatTATACATAAAATAGGACTGGCATGATATGTAGGTGTGTGGCATATTTCGTAACATTATTATGAACATTCTTTGATTAATATGCTAATGTTTAGCTGTAAATCTTGTTGCATTGTGAAAGGTAAAACTTTTCCAACCATTCGATTTGTAATTCTTCGGTTTTTAAATGGAGGATGAAAATAATTGGCACTTATTAttgctttttgtttgttggtccttggtttttttctatttaatacAGTTGTCTGCATTTctgcaattttatcaaaatgaATATCTCACCAGTTTATAGAAGTGATTACGTTTATGATAGTTTATTACCATTCCTTCAGGGCGCAGCTAATGTTGGGAAATCTGCATTTATCAATGCTTTACTTAGTAAGTTAATGTAACTTTTCTTTGTGTTTCATTAATTTTGGTGAAGGTATTTGTTATTggttttttgaaaattcaactTAATTGGAAGGCATTAACCCAGCCCTTGCCCATTTATGTCACTCTTTTGATTGATAAAGGAATACAACTGAAATTaaagacaattatattatgtGTAAGTGCCTCCCATGATGGGCATGATCTGAACTCCTCCTTTTATACCTGCTTGTTTCCAGACTGCTTGCATTATTCAGTGAGCGATTTGGGGTTCACAAATCCGCCTAGGACTTTGTCAATGAGGCATAAGCTCCAGGCCTTCGCACTTTTTGATAGAGTACTTTGATCTCCAACTCGTATTTTTTCCCCCATTCTTTGCAATGGTCTGTTATAGCAGATTCATTCAAGTCCACTTCTGCTACATCGTTATCCAACTCCTCCATCTTGTCAGCCCAGGATTTAGAGTTGAAAGAGGACCCCTTTACTACAATAGTGAGTTTTTTAAGTTCAAATGTATTGTTTGGTTGTGGAGCTAATAAATCAGAGTACAGAGGAAGGAATCAGTAGAGAAGTTGTCATGGTTGGCAATTTAGAATCTTGACTGAAACCTTTAATTACTGTTGTTAGGATGGTGATCGAGTAAGGCCTCTTGCTTCTCCAAGCATGCACTTTAGCTAATTTGtctgttgtgaaaattttaatcaaTCTGAAAGTTGGTGGGGAAAATTATATTGTGAACTCGTATATAGCAACTATGGTCTACActaaattttccatttctttttataGAGATTTATTACTATTTAGATTGTAATATTTTCTCTGCACTCTCTTTGCTGTGCATATATTTCATGCTAGTGTTCTGTTTTCTTTGTCATTCCTTTGGACACAATAGAGAAAACTATTCGGTCTGATGGAACTGTATTAAACACCTAATTTCTGCATTTTGTTCTGTCCTAGGTAGCGGACACTGACCATTTTAGAATACGTTTTCATTTTGCATTCTTCTCTCTACCAATGTTATGGGACAAGTTGTAACCTTCTAAATGTACTAGTTCCCTCttttttgaacctttttttatATTCTGGCTTCAGAAATGATGGCACAAAAGGATCCAGCTGCTGCGGCAGCACAAAAATACAAACCAATACAATCTGCTGTTCCTGGAACCACCTTAGGTCCAATTCAAATTAATGCTTTCCTAGGAGGAGGGGtaagccatttttaaaaatatgccTATCTGTCTGCTCGTTATGCTTTTAGCATTTGTACTGTGATTTTATGAACTGTTATGTTTACTTATGTaagcattttttatttcctttggtaaatttttattttatgagtgGTACCTGAAACTCTTTTTTGTTCATGCAGAAAATATATGACACGCCTGGAGTTCATCTCCACCATAGGCAAGCTGCGGTGGTTCATTCAGATGATCTACCTGCACTTGCTCCTCAAAGTCGGCTAAGGGGTCAATCTGTTTTAGTATGTCCTCTCTGTATTTCCTTAAAGCTTACTCAATTGTCCCATCTTAACATAGTATTTTTCTGCTATGACAAAATTCTCAGGTAACCCTTGACAATGGGACAGCAAGCAAAGTTAAATCCAACGGCTTAAATGGGTTCTCAATATTTTGGGGAGGTCTTGTCAGAATTGATATCTTAAAGGTTTTGATCATTTAGTTTTATGCATATTTAGTTGTTACACTTGTTATGAAAATTTATTGGTTCATAACAAGTGGTGAAGGTTTTGTTATAAAGGCCCTAGACTTTTTGTGGCATAACCATCAGGTCTAAAGCTTGAATCCTCTTGAGTGTAAACAACTCCTTGGGGTCACACCCCTGCCGAAAGCCAAATTTAACTGATTCGTGTGGTGGGGGTGTGTTACACAGGTCTAGGGTTTATCATTCATGGGTAGGTACATGAAGTGGCCTTCCCTTTGAGGGGTTccttgtcattaaaaaaaaaaaaaaaaaaaaacttttgttggtTCAGCGTGTTTAACAATTTTGATATGTTTAacaattttgataatttcaGGTTCTCCCGGAAACTAGCTTGACATTCTATGGGCCAAAGGCTTTGCAAATTCAAATAGTGCCCACGGATAAAGCAGATGAATTTTACCAGGTAATCAAGAAGGTAGTTGCAACTGTGAcataatttttgtcatttttgctTGCATTTGGCCCAAATTAGGTTAGCCACAAAATtctgtgtcaattttttttttttgtcacaactaacaaaaaacaacaaattgtCGCAAATACTTACTGGGTGTGTTGCCAATTTATTGAAATTAGGTACAGTTTCAGCATCAACTTTCTAAATTGTCTGCAATCTTTGtgaattatttgtttttcttgcacTAAAATGGCTGTCATTAAAACAATAAAGTTGTTACATCAAACCTATGGTATTGTTCTTGTCACATTCTTTATTATTTCCCATTTTTGATTGTTGGTAAAACAgctacataaaatattttgtaaattcATTTTCGAGCAGAGCAACAGAGTGCATATCAGCTACCTGTTTGTATTACTTGGATAGTATTTATGTACTTTGTCCTTACATAAAAAGCTGCATTAGCAATCTCCTATGGAAGCCTAGACAGACAGTCGTGCATATTTTCCACATGATGATTACAGAATTGTGAGGAACTTTTGTGATTAGAAGCTAGAagtttccacaaaaaaaaaatttctctctctctctctctcttgctctcacCGCCCCATATTtccattgattttcttctttgttgtgctttgtgcgtgttttttatttttctttctttttctttttttgtatctTTATTGGCTAAAGAGTTTTTTTACCATGTTGTAGAAAGAACTTGGCGTTTTATTAGTACCTCCAACTAGAAAAGAAGGAGCAGATGACTGGAGAGGATTGGAAATAGAGCGCCAGTTGCATATATCATTCAAAGATGTGGAAAGGTGGAGTTTAATTTTCATAGTTCGTTCATTTGTGCCTATATGTTAAGTGATATATTTTTACCTCTTTAAGCATTCTTGCCACAAATGCTGATTTTTTTATCTCATTACTACCAAGTCAATGGACAATTTCTCTTTGTTTGGGCAGGCCTGCTTGTGATGTTGCTATATCAGGTCTGGGATGGATTTGTGTTGAACCAGTGagcaaatcaatcaaaatatcTGATCCAAACATAGAGGAAACAGCCAGAGAACTGCATTTAACTGTCCATGTCCCCAAGCCAGTCGAGATTTTTGTTAGGCCTCCATTGCCTGTGGCCAAAGTTGGAGCAGAGTGGTACCAATATCGAGAGTTGacagagaaggaagaagaagcaagacCAAAGTGTTACTTTTGATGCTAGTGGTTCCATgatctatattatatatataatcaatttgCTTATTGTAagaatattcttcttttttctttttctttttttgaatgaatgaatgTTAAAAAAGGGTAgtgtattattttttcttttcaatatagaATGTAAATTTTCCATCAATGTGAGACACAATAACCTTTTTTGCACAGGTTAGTTACCAAGCCTGTGCAAAAGCACATACAAGCCCAACAACATTAAAGGAAACAACCATGACAAAAACCATCATATTAAAGCAAACATTCAAAGGGAACCGAATAAACAATCACAGAAACCATCATATTATTGCACAAATACATGAGATCTGCAACACTAGTTGATGCTCATATCCCCCTGAACCTTAGCAACAGATAATTGTTACAAAAGAAACCATCAAgtcaaaatatattacaaacataaatcatcataattttaagaaaaacagCATTTCTGCAAGTTGCATAAGAAAGCACTCTATTCTTGCCCCCactttattcttattttatatatttttaaaataaagaatagaaaaaaagaaacttgtcatcttcaaataataatttgtttaacAGAACATCATATACAACAGCTCCGCTCTCTTGCGAAGGAAGTTGCAAACTAACAAAATACAAAAGCAAAATACTCATCATTGCTTTCATCCACTGATGAATCAGGTGGCTTGGGTAGTGGAGTTTCACGGAATGGAGTTGGAACCTCAACGGTGGTGATGGCACTAATGGGGCAAGGACTCTGAACATCCTCATAACATCTCTTCACGCCTCTTCTTGTTTCTGTTACCTTCTTATTAACTGTGCATAGAACCCAGGTGTTAGACAGTTCTTGCTCCCTCTCCAGCAAGTCACCCGACAAGGAGAATTCGTGCATAATCCAGTCGGTTTTCTTCATGGAAGATCCGTGTCCGACCTTGAAACAAAATGTTTGTTGAGTCCAATCACAAACAGACCCGAGCTATCATATATTTGACTACAATAGCCTTCATGCCAAGTCCCGCCGTCGGCTGTTCTTGCCACGCGTTTGCTGAATTTCTTTATCCTTGTAAACAGGTAATATTTTTcctcctcccgaccaccaagaTCACCAAATATTTGCGAGGGGGCCTTGTCTCCATAAATATCAAATTCAGGGATGCCATCCCAAGGCAGCCCTTCTCCCCTGACCTTCCTCAACAAATACTCGAATATAAGCTCTTCATCGGTGGGACGGAAGCAAAATCCCAGCGGCAGCGTCATCTCTATCTTTTCCTGCAAGACTAGAATTTCAAACACAAACGATTATCGGTAGACAGATGATAAAACTCAATTCTAATCTCACTGTGCAAGTTCATTACCCGAAACTCAAATATATAGAGACTCCACCGCctataatttaaatttcaaaagtcTGTTTTATTCGGTTATTCGGGTAGGAAAAGTGGATTGAGATTACTAATGACGGATGAGTTCGAAGCGATGGTGGTGATCTGATTGTGGTTGTTGGGATGGACACCTGGTAGCCGTTCTATGTTTTTTAGGAGTTAAGTAGCAAGGTAAAAGTGGGATTCTTATTTTTTACCGCTTGACGGTATTTTGGCAAGAAAGCGAGAACCGTGTTGTGTGCGGCGCTGCTACATCGCAAATCGACGGCTTCAAAAGCTCCTCCACCAACGACGTTTGTCAAATACGCAATGGGGGATGTAGGTCGCCTTTGTCTGTTGGTTTCGTCGGTAAGTTCTGCTGAATCGTTGGGTTTTGTGGGTGAGTTCTACTGAATCATTGGGATTTGGGAGTTGGGTCTGTTAAAGTTATGGTGGATCgttgggttttgtgggttgGCTGTTGATTTCCTGTCGAGGTTTGGCGAGTGTCTGATTTTATTTGAAGGGAGTAGCATATGCGTGTCTCATTAATCTATTTGCTTAGAATTCGACATCCTATTAAtgatttacatgtataaatatTGTAGCTGCACCATTTTCTACTGCATAATGATCGGTTCCCGATTTTCTTATGTTTCTACTGAGTTTAGTGAATGTAATTATGAAAGGAATCATTTATTAGCTTATCCTTCCAAGAATAttggaaaacattttattgGAAATCCTTATACTTCTTTTGTATACCCTGGCTGATAGATATGGATCTGAAATAAGGGGAAATCTTTCTCTGCCCTGTGAATGGGTGGCTGGGTCCTTTGATTAGTGTAATGTATTTGGTGGCTTTAGTTTAATTTCACTCTATACTAATGTATGTCTATTGTGTACTAGAGTGACTTTTATGATATATGATTATCTTCTTTTGGGGTTTTATCAATATTAGAGCAGAAGAAGTAAAGTTTTTGTTCAAcgctgtttttattttttattttttggtcccTTGAAtgttacattttgtttttttgtttgtttgtttgttttttttcttttcttttttctttttttctacttGGTCTATCTGTGGAAGAATTTTTATATCTGTGATTGAACTTCTGGTTCATAGTTGTTAAGGGACAGACTTATTTGCATTCTACTACTATCACTCTTCCTCTTGGGATTTGGATAACACCTCCAGCCATAGAAgcaaaacatttaaaaacaaattttgtaaATCTGTTGGTGATTATTTGTTGGAATTAGTGTCAAATATTCTCTTGttgtattatcatttttttttttaatcttaaattcaTATTATTCACTAATAGACTTTATTCACTTTGTTACCTTAACTTTTACCTCTTTCAATGGAAGTGGCAAAGGGTATATGGGATTTCGGTGAGTATTGCCTATTTGGGACTTTATCAAACATTTTCTCATGCTTATTGTAATGACCAGTTGACTGCTGTAGGGGCATTAGCTAATGCGTATAATGAAAACCCATATATTATACAAGttactttcattttaaatttctcCCATTCTTtagaaatgtgatttttttttagtgatatTTTCAAGAATCTCTGtacactttattttctttatgtttccACAATGCTAGTTTTAGAGATGATTATGTTGATTCTCATTTGTTGGCCGACATAATAGCATTGGCATGTATAACATTCTACTGCTGACTTATTGACAACAAGACTGTCAAGACCTTTCTGTTGTTGATTCTCATATCACAAACATTGgtatgatttgttttgttttatttttttattttttgataaaaaactgacttttcattataattcaAGAAACTAGAGAAGCTTGCTCTAGTAAAACAGCATCACGAATACAGTCAGGGGGTATATCTTTCCAACAAGATTCATGGGCACGTGCCACCGCATATTTTGCTAATACATGGGCCACATGATTTCCTTCCCTCCTAGTAAAAGTAAACTGCCACCGTTGAAACACCCGGAGTTCCAATTTTATATCCTCAATAATATGCCCCATCCAGCTGCTATCCTTCTCTCCCGAGTTTACAGACTCTATCACGGCTTTTGCATCCCCTTCAAAGTGCACTTGGGGGAGACCTAAGCCATGACATAATCGTATGGCTACAAGAAACGCCATCGCCTCCGCTACTGCCAGAGCCAAACATCCATCTTGAGTCACACATTTTGCTGCCAGCATGTTCCCCCAAGAATCCCTTACAACCACCCTGAGCCCTATGCGCTCATGCTGTCGTGCAATAGCCGCATCGCAGTTCGCTTTAGCCCACCCCATCCTCGGAAATTTCCAGCAAATCCTGGTGCTAGGCGTGGTTTGTGCTGCACAAGGAAGCATGGCTGTTACCTCACGCTCGTGGGCCAAGTCAAAGTCCACTATGGCCTGATTTGTCTGGGCAAGTATTATCTTTGGATGAAGGAAGGCAACAAATCATTTCTTCTCAGCCAAAGCCGCCGAGCCATACCAGAAAATTGCCGCAGATCTTCTTGGCCTCACCTTTCGAATATATATTCCAGCAActgcaaaaaattaaatccaGAGAAGGAACACTTCTGAAATTTTGCATTGCCCATAGACCATACATCCATGGCTGATGGGCATTGCCACAAAATATGTAAACCCGTCTCCACCTCCAGACCACAAACCGGACAAAGAGGATCTGAAATAATCCTTCgtttatataaatttttccGGGTCGGTAGAATATTTTTGCAGGCCCGccataaaaaaattttctccacaTTAGGCACCGGTAAAGCCCATAATTGTCTCCAAAAAGTACAGCTCCCCATTGTGGAAGAACAAGAGGCCTTCTTTCGGTTCTCCAACTCCTTTTGCATATGGTATGCACTTTTCACCGAAAAAACCCCATTCTTTGTACCCCGCCAA
This window of the Corylus avellana chromosome ca5, CavTom2PMs-1.0 genome carries:
- the LOC132181207 gene encoding NO-associated protein 1, chloroplastic/mitochondrial isoform X1, which translates into the protein MASLSPLFFSQHLTISASKLPKTHTKPTLILCRSSTQEQHYAHHTASVSETHFSDSVPGPDGTGPAAPTRGQRFLEHHRSLEAAKLVAEENSKFKKKKTKKEKPLKVSTAVASCYGCGAPLQTSELDAPGYVDSQTYELKRKHRQLRTVLCGRCRLLSHGHMITAVGGNGGYPGGKQFVTAEQLREKLSHLRHEKVLIVKLVDIVDFNGSFLARVRDLAGSNPIILVVTKVDLLPKGTDLNCVGDWVVEATTKKKLNVLSVHLTSSKSLVGIVGVASEIQKEKKGRDVYILGAANVGKSAFINALLKMMAQKDPAAAAAQKYKPIQSAVPGTTLGPIQINAFLGGGKIYDTPGVHLHHRQAAVVHSDDLPALAPQSRLRGQSVLVTLDNGTASKVKSNGLNGFSIFWGGLVRIDILKVLPETSLTFYGPKALQIQIVPTDKADEFYQKELGVLLVPPTRKEGADDWRGLEIERQLHISFKDVERPACDVAISGLGWICVEPVSKSIKISDPNIEETARELHLTVHVPKPVEIFVRPPLPVAKVGAEWYQYRELTEKEEEARPKCYF
- the LOC132182025 gene encoding uncharacterized protein LOC132182025; this encodes MGWAKANCDAAIARQHERIGLRVVVRDSWGNMLAAKCVTQDGCLALAVAEAMAFLVAIRLCHGLGLPQVHFEGDAKAVIESVNSGEKDSSWMGHIIEDIKLELRVFQRWQFTFTRREGNHVAHVLAKYAVARAHESCWKDIPPDCIRDAVLLEQASLVS
- the LOC132182023 gene encoding NAC domain-containing protein 41-like, which codes for MTLPLGFCFRPTDEELIFEYLLRKVRGEGLPWDGIPEFDIYGDKAPSQIFGDLGGREEEKYYLFTRIKKFSKRVVGHGSSMKKTDWIMHEFSLSGDLLEREQELSNTWVLCTVNKKVTETRRGVKRCYEDVQSPCPISAITTVEVPTPFRETPLPKPPDSSVDESNDEYFAFVFC
- the LOC132181207 gene encoding NO-associated protein 1, chloroplastic/mitochondrial isoform X3, with amino-acid sequence MASLSPLFFSQHLTISASKLPKTHTKPTLILCRSSTQEQHYAHHTASVSETHFSDSVPGPDGTGPAAPTRGQRFLEHHRSLEAAKLVAEENSKFKKKKTKKEKPLKVSTAVASCYGCGAPLQTSELDAPGYVDSQTYELKRKHRQLRTVLCGRCRLLSHGHMITAVGGNGGYPGGKQFVTAEQLREKLSHLRHEKVLIVKLVDIVDFNGSFLARVRDLAGSNPIILVVTKVDLLPKGTDLNCVGDWVVEATTKKKLNVLSVHLTSSKSLVGIVGVASEIQKEKKGAGCLHSEMMAQKDPAAAAAQKYKPIQSAVPGTTLGPIQINAFLGGGKIYDTPGVHLHHRQAAVVHSDDLPALAPQSRLRGQSVLVTLDNGTASKVKSNGLNGFSIFWGGLVRIDILKVLPETSLTFYGPKALQIQIVPTDKADEFYQKELGVLLVPPTRKEGADDWRGLEIERQLHISFKDVERPACDVAISGLGWICVEPVSKSIKISDPNIEETARELHLTVHVPKPVEIFVRPPLPVAKVGAEWYQYRELTEKEEEARPKCYF
- the LOC132181207 gene encoding NO-associated protein 1, chloroplastic/mitochondrial isoform X2, yielding MASLSPLFFSQHLTISASKLPKTHTKPTLILCRSSTQEQHYAHHTASVSETHFSDSVPGPDGTGPAAPTRGQRFLEHHRSLEAAKLVAEENSKFKKKKTKKEKPLKVSTAVASCYGCGAPLQTSELDAPGYVDSQTYELKRKHRQLRTVLCGRCRLLSHGHMITAVGGNGGYPGGKQFVTAEQLREKLSHLRHEKVLIVKLVDIVDFNGSFLARVRDLAGSNPIILVVTKVDLLPKGTDLNCVGDWVVEATTKKKLNVLSVHLTSSKSLVGIVGVASEIQKEKKGRDVYILVSKFLNWKLPINAQKMMAQKDPAAAAAQKYKPIQSAVPGTTLGPIQINAFLGGGKIYDTPGVHLHHRQAAVVHSDDLPALAPQSRLRGQSVLVTLDNGTASKVKSNGLNGFSIFWGGLVRIDILKVLPETSLTFYGPKALQIQIVPTDKADEFYQKELGVLLVPPTRKEGADDWRGLEIERQLHISFKDVERPACDVAISGLGWICVEPVSKSIKISDPNIEETARELHLTVHVPKPVEIFVRPPLPVAKVGAEWYQYRELTEKEEEARPKCYF